The following are encoded together in the Planococcus antarcticus DSM 14505 genome:
- a CDS encoding ABC transporter substrate-binding protein, protein MKNYSFLPLGVLALGLLLSGCAGESTSDTSTEGAEDSTQISFIHWRGEDKAVLDDIITQFEDKNPDISVEMTIYPSEQYQATGQRLLQDGSTGDVFTSFPGAQFEAIASAGLFEDLNGEDFVSNFDEELISVGQKDEAQLALPYQLVFNMPVYNKGMFDELGLEVPKSWTEFQAVADTLLENGITPIAFPGADIGPNQFMNSMMMNNAPDEDVFEKLQNGEESLTNEWWVKTLEDFQLLEEKGYIQADSLGTSQDSAMAMVANEEAAMLATGSYHMSALLDLNPDLELDLMAPITVEESEAVYEGINTATFMLAVNSQSEKKEQAKEFITFLSQPEIASHYANETGQHLTVNDVEYESEVLQNTAYWIDERKTRFQPRFLITNAQIEAAVLSSIENVLGGADPMTAAEEAQQLVDENRE, encoded by the coding sequence ATGAAGAATTATTCATTTTTGCCACTGGGTGTTTTAGCCTTAGGATTGCTGCTTAGCGGTTGTGCTGGTGAAAGCACAAGCGATACAAGCACTGAAGGCGCAGAAGACAGTACCCAGATCAGCTTTATCCACTGGAGAGGCGAAGACAAAGCTGTATTGGATGATATCATTACGCAGTTTGAAGATAAAAATCCCGATATTTCGGTGGAAATGACTATTTATCCGTCCGAGCAATACCAAGCTACCGGCCAACGCTTGCTCCAGGACGGTTCAACGGGTGACGTCTTCACATCCTTCCCGGGAGCACAATTCGAAGCCATTGCCAGCGCCGGATTATTTGAAGATTTGAACGGTGAGGATTTCGTTTCCAATTTCGATGAAGAACTAATCAGTGTCGGACAAAAAGACGAGGCTCAACTTGCACTTCCTTATCAACTGGTCTTCAATATGCCCGTTTACAATAAAGGCATGTTTGATGAACTTGGCCTGGAAGTACCGAAGAGCTGGACGGAGTTTCAGGCAGTGGCTGACACACTCCTTGAAAATGGCATTACGCCGATCGCCTTCCCTGGTGCAGACATCGGCCCTAATCAATTCATGAACAGCATGATGATGAACAATGCACCCGATGAAGATGTTTTTGAAAAGCTTCAAAATGGAGAAGAATCTCTGACCAATGAATGGTGGGTCAAGACTTTGGAAGATTTCCAGCTGCTTGAAGAAAAAGGCTATATCCAAGCCGACTCATTGGGTACTTCCCAGGATTCTGCTATGGCGATGGTGGCCAATGAAGAAGCCGCCATGCTCGCAACAGGTTCTTATCATATGTCTGCCTTGTTGGATTTGAACCCAGATCTTGAACTGGATTTGATGGCACCGATCACAGTTGAAGAAAGCGAAGCCGTATATGAAGGCATCAATACAGCTACTTTCATGCTTGCTGTCAACAGCCAGTCTGAGAAAAAAGAACAGGCAAAAGAATTTATCACATTCCTGAGCCAACCTGAAATTGCTTCCCACTATGCCAATGAAACCGGTCAGCATTTGACAGTTAATGATGTCGAATACGAATCAGAAGTATTGCAGAACACAGCTTATTGGATCGATGAAAGAAAAACTCGGTTCCAGCCGCGTTTCCTGATCACCAATGCTCAAATTGAAGCTGCTGTCTTAAGCTCCATCGAAAACGTACTAGGCGGCGCAGATCCAATGACGGCTGCTGAAGAAGCGCAGCAGCTCGTCGACGAAAACCGGGAATAA
- a CDS encoding ASCH domain-containing protein gives MSEKNEQELPPKTCTIEKLVTNKRDVEKVLAGMKSATRRNGRYADVGEIMVLDDQRFIVEQVYQQTLGELTDEIVAREGYTTVEEYKQSILSSHPGMPWLPEMTVWVHEFQFAAE, from the coding sequence ATGTCTGAAAAAAATGAACAAGAATTGCCGCCAAAAACTTGTACAATCGAAAAGCTTGTAACCAATAAGCGAGATGTGGAAAAAGTTCTGGCCGGCATGAAATCAGCAACGCGAAGAAATGGACGTTATGCAGATGTAGGCGAGATCATGGTGCTGGATGATCAGAGATTTATTGTGGAGCAGGTATATCAGCAAACACTGGGTGAGTTGACGGACGAAATAGTCGCACGAGAAGGATATACGACCGTTGAGGAATACAAGCAATCTATATTGTCTTCGCATCCCGGGATGCCTTGGTTGCCAGAGATGACTGTTTGGGTCCATGAATTTCAATTTGCTGCTGAGTAA
- a CDS encoding metallophosphoesterase family protein — translation MKKIVIVSDTHIPFRAKKLPQQLLEACQEADFIIHAGDWQTLDVYHELAAYAEIDGVTGNVDPRDILEKFGRKKIFTFGDLKVGVVHGDSDRKPTEKQAYDTFTNDDVDIIIFGHSHTPLMREVDGVTLFNPGSPTDKRRQAQFSFGLLEIGDSWELKHVFFDREG, via the coding sequence GTGAAGAAGATTGTTATTGTTTCAGACACACATATTCCATTCCGCGCCAAGAAATTGCCTCAGCAACTACTGGAGGCATGCCAAGAAGCTGATTTCATCATTCACGCAGGCGACTGGCAGACACTGGATGTCTACCATGAGCTGGCGGCATATGCAGAAATCGACGGCGTAACTGGCAATGTTGATCCTCGGGATATTCTCGAAAAGTTCGGCCGGAAAAAGATTTTCACTTTCGGAGATTTAAAAGTTGGTGTGGTTCATGGTGACAGCGACCGGAAACCTACTGAAAAGCAGGCTTATGACACCTTCACTAATGACGATGTTGATATTATCATTTTTGGCCATTCCCACACACCCTTAATGCGCGAAGTGGACGGAGTGACATTGTTCAACCCCGGTTCCCCTACTGATAAGCGCCGACAAGCCCAATTTTCCTTTGGCTTACTGGAAATCGGTGATTCCTGGGAATTGAAGCATGTATTTTTTGATAGAGAAGGTTAG
- a CDS encoding STAS domain-containing protein has product MTVENTQNARDFKNFDEAAAYILQLLSKQIGINSLFIAKNDSQINQIVKVHNANKELVKEGSSMPLSQSFCSLSINHGPTALVIEDVSENELTRSMKIAANYRHGTFVGVPVYYNDGAIYGTICGLDDQYYGLTKEQLSTFEMMSTLLTYVLELEKANEQIQTLTAPIVPVTKGVAIVPVIGEITAPRAQVIIDHVLEKCSKEPMEYLIIDVSGVLQINSVVGEYLLKLVNILKVIGVTPVITGIQPFMALKVPHFADALKDVLIEANLESALKQLGFVLIKECKEKSDPL; this is encoded by the coding sequence ATGACAGTGGAAAACACTCAAAATGCAAGGGATTTCAAGAACTTCGATGAAGCTGCCGCATACATTTTGCAACTGCTGAGCAAACAAATTGGAATCAATTCCTTGTTTATCGCTAAAAATGATAGTCAAATAAATCAGATTGTTAAAGTGCACAACGCCAATAAAGAGTTGGTTAAAGAAGGCAGTTCGATGCCACTTTCTCAATCTTTCTGCAGCTTGAGCATCAATCACGGCCCTACGGCATTGGTCATAGAAGATGTTTCGGAAAATGAGTTGACCCGTTCAATGAAGATTGCCGCGAATTACAGACATGGCACATTTGTTGGAGTTCCGGTTTATTACAATGACGGGGCTATCTATGGCACTATTTGTGGATTGGATGACCAATACTACGGGCTTACCAAAGAACAGCTTTCTACTTTTGAAATGATGTCGACCTTGTTGACCTACGTTTTGGAACTTGAAAAAGCAAATGAACAAATCCAAACATTGACTGCACCAATCGTTCCAGTAACAAAAGGTGTAGCTATCGTACCGGTGATTGGAGAGATTACGGCTCCGCGCGCTCAGGTCATTATCGATCATGTGCTTGAGAAATGCAGTAAAGAGCCGATGGAATACTTAATTATTGACGTATCTGGAGTTTTACAAATCAACTCTGTCGTTGGGGAATACTTGCTGAAGCTCGTGAATATTCTTAAAGTAATCGGAGTAACGCCAGTCATTACAGGAATTCAACCCTTCATGGCATTGAAAGTCCCTCATTTTGCCGATGCATTGAAAGATGTGTTGATTGAAGCCAACTTGGAGTCGGCATTAAAGCAACTTGGGTTTGTACTGATAAAAGAATGCAAAGAAAAATCAGACCCTCTTTGA
- a CDS encoding cell wall hydrolase, whose product MKKLKLLIFALFTVLFLSFSQTTADAHSPDLHEGVSGQDVVELQSTLKKLGYFHTTATGYYGFITKNAVIQFQRDFNVPATGFTGPLTRAKLTELDIMARVVNGEARGESYTGQVAVAAVILNRMDSSAFPNSTYNVVFQRNAFTAINDGQYGFKPNASAYQAVKAAVKGSDPSLGATYYYNPSGVTDTWIFSRTTITKIGKHVFAK is encoded by the coding sequence ATGAAGAAGTTAAAATTATTGATATTCGCTTTATTTACAGTTCTATTCTTAAGTTTTTCTCAAACCACCGCAGATGCACACTCTCCAGACTTACATGAAGGTGTTTCTGGACAAGATGTGGTCGAACTCCAGTCAACTTTGAAAAAATTGGGTTACTTCCATACCACAGCTACAGGTTATTATGGCTTTATAACAAAAAATGCAGTCATCCAGTTCCAACGTGACTTTAATGTGCCGGCTACAGGCTTTACCGGTCCATTGACGCGGGCAAAACTTACGGAACTAGACATCATGGCGCGCGTGGTAAACGGCGAGGCACGTGGAGAAAGCTATACAGGACAAGTAGCGGTAGCAGCTGTCATCTTGAATCGCATGGACTCGTCAGCATTTCCCAACAGTACATACAATGTTGTTTTCCAGCGGAATGCGTTTACCGCCATAAATGATGGACAGTACGGATTTAAGCCGAATGCTTCAGCGTACCAGGCAGTGAAGGCTGCTGTTAAAGGTTCAGATCCATCACTCGGTGCAACTTATTACTATAATCCTAGCGGTGTGACAGATACATGGATTTTCTCACGTACGACCATCACTAAAATTGGTAAACATGTGTTTGCAAAATAA
- a CDS encoding carbohydrate ABC transporter permease produces MFFRRFSLVIYALLILIPLLIVVLTSMKTIQETFRNPLGLPEAGLQFENYTAIFQEQTMAGYFMNSTIVTLFSVSLTLFFASLIAYGIIRLNNWIGNFLFILFTLGMMVPAQVSMIPLYSLMLDLNLTNSLVGLILVNISTTMPIAVFILTGFMKTLPKELFEASTIDGAGNWKIYTKVAIPLSLPSLSATAIFLFVMHWNDLLYPLLFITDNAYKTLPLALLEFQGEYSTNYPMLFTGVIIASAPMVIAYIFLQRYFVAGMTAGAVKG; encoded by the coding sequence TTGTTCTTCCGAAGGTTTTCTCTTGTCATCTATGCATTGTTGATTTTAATCCCTTTGCTGATTGTGGTTCTGACTTCCATGAAAACAATTCAGGAGACGTTTAGAAACCCACTCGGCTTGCCGGAGGCCGGGCTCCAGTTTGAAAATTATACAGCCATCTTTCAGGAACAGACGATGGCCGGCTATTTCATGAACAGTACGATTGTCACTTTGTTTTCCGTGTCTTTAACGCTGTTCTTTGCTTCGCTAATCGCCTATGGCATTATCCGGCTTAACAATTGGATCGGTAATTTCTTATTTATCTTGTTTACACTCGGCATGATGGTTCCGGCACAAGTCAGTATGATTCCGCTCTACTCGCTCATGCTCGACCTCAACCTGACCAACAGCTTGGTGGGATTGATTCTTGTCAATATCTCCACCACAATGCCTATAGCGGTCTTTATCTTGACCGGATTCATGAAAACCTTACCGAAAGAATTGTTTGAAGCTTCGACAATAGATGGAGCTGGGAATTGGAAAATTTACACCAAAGTGGCTATCCCATTATCACTGCCATCCTTGTCAGCTACTGCTATTTTCCTGTTTGTGATGCATTGGAACGACTTGCTGTATCCTTTGCTATTTATCACGGACAACGCCTACAAGACCCTGCCGCTCGCTTTGCTCGAGTTCCAGGGCGAATACTCAACCAACTACCCTATGCTATTCACAGGCGTCATCATTGCTTCAGCACCCATGGTTATCGCTTATATTTTCCTGCAGCGCTATTTTGTTGCTGGCATGACGGCGGGGGCAGTAAAAGGCTAA
- a CDS encoding dihydrofolate reductase family protein, giving the protein MEAERKIICYIAASLDGYIATEDDSLEWLFEVEGESDAGYAEFLKTIDVVVMGRRTYDWVMEAENGKFPHQDMTRYVFTSSGVEENEFVKFMDQDIASFAKALKANPGKDIWVIGGSNLLHGFVKENLIDEWIISIAPVLIGKGIPLFQELDFKTHLKLNSVKSYGQFAQLHYERK; this is encoded by the coding sequence GTGGAGGCTGAGAGGAAAATTATATGTTACATTGCGGCTAGTTTGGACGGGTATATTGCAACGGAAGACGATTCTCTTGAATGGCTGTTCGAAGTGGAAGGAGAAAGCGACGCTGGCTATGCTGAGTTCTTAAAAACAATTGATGTGGTAGTCATGGGACGCAGAACCTACGACTGGGTAATGGAAGCTGAAAACGGCAAATTTCCTCATCAGGATATGACCCGTTATGTTTTTACTTCTTCAGGTGTTGAAGAGAATGAGTTTGTCAAGTTCATGGATCAAGACATTGCCAGTTTCGCGAAAGCGCTGAAGGCTAACCCAGGAAAAGACATTTGGGTGATTGGCGGCAGCAACTTGCTACATGGTTTCGTAAAAGAAAATTTGATTGATGAATGGATCATTTCTATTGCTCCCGTGTTAATCGGTAAAGGGATTCCATTGTTTCAAGAACTTGATTTTAAAACGCATTTAAAACTCAATTCGGTGAAATCGTATGGGCAATTTGCACAGCTTCATTACGAAAGAAAATGA
- a CDS encoding carbohydrate ABC transporter permease: protein MKISKSIYLFFLPGLLLYAIFFIYPTVSALFYSFTDWDGLSSSFQFVGIDNYERAFTGDTIFRKTIGNNLKFMLVVVVFQTFVALAFALVVLKNTKTTIFLRALYFFPTILSSVSVAFIWSFIYDPSLGILNQTLELVGLGSLAQNWLGNADIAIYSLAVTQIWFHAGQMLIIFVAGLQSIPDELYEVAKIEGATKWQTFRNVTWPLLAPSATIVIAYTTIQSFKAFDLVFAMTGGGPNNSTEIVATYIFDIAFRSYQFGYASAISVIFMIIIATITFLQFKALRSDRISY from the coding sequence ATGAAAATTTCTAAATCCATCTACTTATTCTTTTTACCCGGGCTCTTACTTTATGCAATATTCTTTATTTATCCGACAGTCAGCGCCCTGTTTTACTCGTTTACGGATTGGGATGGCCTTAGCTCAAGCTTTCAGTTTGTTGGAATCGACAATTACGAACGCGCCTTTACAGGAGATACGATTTTTCGAAAGACCATTGGCAATAACCTGAAATTTATGCTTGTTGTCGTTGTCTTCCAAACATTCGTTGCCTTGGCTTTCGCCTTGGTTGTTCTGAAAAACACAAAAACCACCATCTTTCTGCGGGCGCTTTATTTTTTCCCGACTATCTTGTCTTCTGTTTCAGTAGCTTTTATCTGGTCGTTCATTTACGACCCTTCACTTGGCATCTTGAACCAGACATTGGAGCTGGTCGGACTTGGATCCCTAGCTCAAAACTGGCTCGGCAACGCTGATATTGCTATCTATTCTCTGGCTGTGACGCAAATCTGGTTCCACGCCGGACAGATGCTCATCATTTTCGTAGCAGGATTGCAGTCGATTCCAGATGAGCTTTATGAAGTAGCGAAAATAGAAGGCGCCACCAAATGGCAGACGTTCCGCAACGTAACATGGCCTTTGTTGGCACCTTCAGCAACGATCGTCATTGCCTATACCACTATCCAGTCGTTCAAAGCATTTGACTTGGTCTTTGCAATGACAGGAGGAGGGCCAAATAATTCAACCGAAATTGTAGCAACTTATATTTTTGATATTGCCTTCAGAAGCTATCAATTTGGCTACGCAAGTGCTATTTCGGTTATTTTCATGATTATTATCGCCACCATTACCTTCCTGCAGTTTAAAGCCCTGCGTTCCGATCGAATTTCTTATTAA
- a CDS encoding DUF3238 domain-containing protein translates to MVNELDILVLEQSDTMIYFRWTATEDVCRVKRDEHMVYTGTQNLFKDEGLKKGELYTYTLERLDASGNWTDKIKLHTGTENRKPDSINRLEEIVLTAIVSEERISLAWGEIEGITKFDVYRNSQLIETVDSNQYTDRQVPMDQEFTYWIRGKRPIAKSEERFSEENFTFAKIFGSLSWNSSKQKAAMEEFWLTKKLASLDSLLSDVEKPKIYPVWHFRYQTFLPELILKNPNLLSPFPYFQGDGREFDPESLHYRTRVNFTVDLKEEKSLFSYDKDVGPTIGYNWRKKFSKADVASAEGIELEKIEETGHKVSITLTHGVGNPITTSPNIDYKVSAAFYRDGSYDIIGMHDQSPNHEVYLDFGDNGEWMEIHQTESEGLAYMAGPLASQYWRISNFY, encoded by the coding sequence ATGGTAAATGAACTGGATATTCTTGTATTAGAACAATCTGATACAATGATTTATTTTAGATGGACAGCCACAGAAGATGTCTGCCGAGTAAAACGGGACGAGCACATGGTTTATACCGGCACTCAGAATCTGTTCAAAGATGAGGGTTTGAAGAAAGGCGAGTTGTATACGTATACCCTTGAAAGGCTGGATGCTTCCGGAAATTGGACAGATAAGATCAAGCTCCATACCGGAACGGAAAACCGCAAACCGGATAGTATCAATCGCTTGGAAGAAATTGTTTTAACCGCCATCGTTTCAGAAGAACGAATATCTTTGGCCTGGGGAGAAATTGAAGGCATCACCAAATTCGATGTTTATCGAAATAGCCAACTGATTGAGACGGTTGACAGCAACCAATACACTGACCGGCAAGTTCCAATGGACCAAGAATTCACCTACTGGATTCGTGGAAAACGTCCGATAGCAAAGTCTGAAGAACGTTTCAGCGAAGAAAATTTCACGTTTGCTAAGATTTTTGGATCATTGAGTTGGAACTCTTCGAAGCAAAAAGCGGCAATGGAAGAGTTTTGGTTGACCAAAAAATTGGCTTCCTTGGATTCCCTGCTGTCTGATGTGGAAAAGCCAAAAATATACCCAGTTTGGCATTTCCGCTACCAAACCTTCTTACCTGAATTGATATTGAAAAATCCGAATCTACTATCGCCTTTCCCTTATTTTCAGGGTGACGGCAGAGAATTTGATCCCGAATCGCTGCATTACCGGACACGAGTCAATTTCACTGTCGACTTAAAAGAAGAGAAGTCATTATTTTCTTATGATAAGGACGTTGGTCCAACCATCGGCTATAACTGGCGAAAAAAATTCAGTAAAGCAGATGTCGCTTCTGCTGAAGGAATCGAATTGGAAAAAATTGAGGAAACAGGCCATAAAGTTTCCATCACTCTAACACACGGTGTCGGAAATCCAATTACTACCTCACCGAATATCGATTATAAGGTGTCAGCCGCCTTTTATCGGGACGGCAGTTATGACATTATTGGGATGCATGACCAATCTCCAAATCATGAAGTATACTTGGATTTTGGCGATAATGGAGAATGGATGGAAATTCATCAGACCGAAAGTGAAGGACTGGCTTATATGGCAGGCCCGCTTGCCAGCCAGTATTGGCGCATATCCAATTTCTACTGA